Sequence from the Paenibacillus riograndensis SBR5 genome:
CCTGCAATTCAATGTAGACAAATTCAGTACATTCACCATTCTGAACATGGAAGGCTGGGAGCAGTATTTGGCGGCAACAGAGGCAGCACAGCTGCTGCAGCAGAACCAGAACCATCACAAAGCCTTCATTACCGGCTATTCAGATGGTACTTTCAAGCCAAACCATTCGATTACCCGTGCGGAAATGGCTGCAATACTGGCAAGAAACCTCGGCTACGATGCATCCGCAGCGCCGGCTGTCTCCTCCTATCCGGACGTGAGGGACAGCCACTGGGCGAAAGGCGCCATTGAATTTGTCAAAGAGGCGGGCTTGATGCAGGGCAACGAAAAAGGCCGGTTCCTGCCGGATGCCCCAATCAGCCGCGGCGAGATGGCCGCCATTGCGTCGAGATATAAGAAGCTGGATACTACAGCCGCTACATCCGGCGGCGGATTCAAGGATGCGGCTGGGCACTGGGCTGCCAAAGACATTGAAGCTGCAAGCAAGGCGGGTATTATTAACGGATATGAGGATGGTACGTACCGTCCAGGCGGTAACCTGACACGTGCTGAGGCCGTAAAGGTTGTCAATCGTCTATTCGGACGCGGACCATTATACGGTGCCGCAACCCCAAGCTGGCCTGACGAACCGGCAACAAACTGGGCTTATAATGAAATTGAGGAAGCTTCCATCGACCACACGTTCACAGTGAGGAACGAAGGTGGAGAAACGCTTAGCCAATAAGATCATATGAAGACAAAGAAGGCCGCAGCACCTGACAGGTGACTGACGGCCTTCTTTGTCTTATTCACAGGATGGAAAAGTGTGGTGGCGGGTGCGGCCGTTAATCAATTTTTATAGTCAGGGAGCTGGTGAAATTATCCCCCGGCGCCAGGGAGACAATACCTTCTTTTTCCGAAAGCTCACCTTGGAATTCATCGCTGTCTGCAAATCCCTGCCAAGGTTCGATGCACAAAAAAGGCGCATTCGGCTTCTGCCAGATGCCGAGATCCGGGAAGCCTTCGAAGGATACGGCGACGCTTTTTTCGGTGAGCTTGCTTTTCAGCGTGATCGTCCGGGAGGCCACATTCTGGAAGACCAGCGCGTCGTCCTTGAACATTTCATGGGTTAACGGAAGAATGCGCTCACCGCTCAGCACTGCCTCCGACCGGCCGCTGATCCGCAGTCCGGCACTATTCAGGAACTCCCGATCCAGCGTTTCGTTCTCGGAGAACTCAAGTACATAATCGCTGAAGCTTCCGTTCTCATCCAGCGGGCAGTTGAAGGCAGGGTGTGTGCCAAGCTGAAAGAAGATGTTCTGTCCATCGGTGTTCTCCACCCGGTATTCCAGCTTAAGGGTGCTTTCATTCAGCGTGTATGTAATATACAGGTTGAATTGGAACGGATAGCTGGACAGGGTATGCCCGCTGCTGGTGAGCAGGAACACCGCGCGGGACTCGTCTGCTTCGACTATTGTAAATTCGCTGCGTCTGGCGAAGCCGTGATTGGCAAGCTTATACGTTTGTCCGTCGACCTTGATCTCGCCGTTTCGGACAGCGCCAATAATCGGGAACAGCACCGGCGAACGGCCTGTCCAATAGGCGGCGTCCCCGCTCCAGATATATTCGGTGCCAGTATCGTTTTTGGTGAAGCTGACAAGCTCCGCTCCGAGGCTGCTGATCTCTGCCCGGGCTGAGCCGCTGCGCAAAATCGTGTTCATAAGATAACTCCCCTTTCACAATATATAGCCAGCCCGTTTTCCTTGCTGACAGCTCATATTCTAACAGACTTCGGCGGGACCGTTGTAACATACCGTGAACAATTCCCAAAAATAATTATTACAGAGTGTAAAATGAAAATCCCGGGGATTGGTATAACATATATAGAAAGCAGTGAGCTCTATATAAAACGAACTTAAAGCGGGCGGATGGGTGAGAGTGACGGAGGGGAAGTTTGGAACTGTAGGAGCGGTAGCGAGCGTTCGAAATGGAGGGAGAGGCCATGCAGGTTAAGCAAATATTCGTGAACGGTGAGAGATTGAAGGATACGATTGAGGTCTTTGCCGGTTTTGGGCGTACGGAGAACAATGGGGTAACCCGGCTGTCGCTGTCCGGGCAGGATGTAAAGGTGCGGAATTATTTCGCTGCGTGTTGTGAAGAGCTGGGGATGTCGATAAAAGTCGATGACATGGGCACCATGTACGCCACGCTCGAAGGAACGGAAGCGGGGCCGCCTGTGGTGATTGGCTCGCATTTGGACACAGTCAAAAAGGGCGGCCGCTTCGATGGGGTGCTTGGAGTCATTGCCGGGCTGGAAGTGGTGCGCACCCTGGTTGACCATGGCATCAAGCCCCGGCTGCCGGTGACAGTGATGAACTTCACGAATGAGGAAGGCGCGCGGTTCGAGCCTTCAATGATGGCCTCCGGCGTGTTGTCCGGCAAGTTCGACAGGGCAGAGATGCTGAAGAAGAAGGACACGGAAGGGACGACCTTTGCGGAAGCGCTGGAAGCGAGCGGGTATGCGGGGGATGCTGCGAACCGGATCAAGGAAGCAACGGCCTATCTGGAGCTGCATATCGAACAGGGACCCGTGCTGGAAAAAGAAAACCTCTCCATCGGCCTGGTTGACTGCGTCGTGGGCATGGCCTGCTATGAGCTTGAGGTGACGGGCGAATCAGACCACGCCGGAACGACGCCGATGGATATGCGGAAGGATGCCCTTTTTGCCGCGGCCGAACTGATCGCGGAGCTGCGCAGCAAGCTGGGTGTGCTGGATTCGGAGCTGGTCTTCACGATGGGCCGCATGAACGTGCTGCCTAACATTCATACGGTAATCCCGAACAAAGTGATTTTCACTGTTGAAGCCAGACATAAGGATATGGACATCGTGCGTACAGTGGAAGAGATCATAAATGCCCTGCCTGAAGAGCTGCTGGGCTGTACCGTCGCAAAGACCAGGCTGTGGGGCCGGGACACGGTGTGGTTCGATCCTGCAGTCTGCGCATTGGTGGAACAGGCGGCTTCGGCACTGGGCTACAGCAGCAAAAAAATGGCCAGCGGAGCGGGGCATGACGCCCAGTTTGTGGCTGGTTTTCTGCCATCGGCCATGATCTTTGTACCCAGTGCCAACGGGAAAAGCCACTGTGAGGAAGAACTGACCTCATATGAGGAATGCGAGCAGGGGGTTAATGTTGTCCTGGAAACGGTACTTAGTATATTAGCCAAGCAATCTAAGTCATGAAACATAACATTAATCTTTGAGTGTATGGGGAATTATACCTGTGAATATAGAAGTTGATTTTAACACATGTTATGTAAGATCCCGCTGAAAAGGACACCGGAGACGGTGTCTTTTTGTTGGGTTTGATGATGGTTGGTCAGATCCCCCTGCCGGGTGGGCAGTTACACATGGGGCTGCATAGGGTTTTCACACCCTCCATTGTGTTAAAACACAATCATGGCAGATAAAATTTTTCTTTTTACCCAAAATGAAAAAGGAATTCATGTGTTATCATTCTTTACATAAGGACAAACGCATTAGACAGGAGCGATGAG
This genomic interval carries:
- a CDS encoding Zn-dependent hydrolase, whose amino-acid sequence is MQVKQIFVNGERLKDTIEVFAGFGRTENNGVTRLSLSGQDVKVRNYFAACCEELGMSIKVDDMGTMYATLEGTEAGPPVVIGSHLDTVKKGGRFDGVLGVIAGLEVVRTLVDHGIKPRLPVTVMNFTNEEGARFEPSMMASGVLSGKFDRAEMLKKKDTEGTTFAEALEASGYAGDAANRIKEATAYLELHIEQGPVLEKENLSIGLVDCVVGMACYELEVTGESDHAGTTPMDMRKDALFAAAELIAELRSKLGVLDSELVFTMGRMNVLPNIHTVIPNKVIFTVEARHKDMDIVRTVEEIINALPEELLGCTVAKTRLWGRDTVWFDPAVCALVEQAASALGYSSKKMASGAGHDAQFVAGFLPSAMIFVPSANGKSHCEEELTSYEECEQGVNVVLETVLSILAKQSKS
- a CDS encoding aldose 1-epimerase family protein translates to MNTILRSGSARAEISSLGAELVSFTKNDTGTEYIWSGDAAYWTGRSPVLFPIIGAVRNGEIKVDGQTYKLANHGFARRSEFTIVEADESRAVFLLTSSGHTLSSYPFQFNLYITYTLNESTLKLEYRVENTDGQNIFFQLGTHPAFNCPLDENGSFSDYVLEFSENETLDREFLNSAGLRISGRSEAVLSGERILPLTHEMFKDDALVFQNVASRTITLKSKLTEKSVAVSFEGFPDLGIWQKPNAPFLCIEPWQGFADSDEFQGELSEKEGIVSLAPGDNFTSSLTIKID